The following are from one region of the Carassius auratus strain Wakin unplaced genomic scaffold, ASM336829v1 scaf_tig00003761, whole genome shotgun sequence genome:
- the LOC113070313 gene encoding gastrula zinc finger protein XlCGF57.1-like, whose amino-acid sequence MKELKSEFIKEESENISDLEPCRIKHTEEELRDPKEENEEIEVEEKHHVKPEEKPLSHLNSKNIFLKETRAEESSTCTQCGEHFKNERSLANHMRVHTKEKPHSSFKLHQKTHTGVKDHVCFECGKSFTWATHLKQHQRFHTGEKPYKCSHCDKRFSWIAHLKTHEQIHSREKTHTCDLCSKSFTSKKHVRVHMKIHTGEKPYTCDQCGKCFTQSSYLKGHMKIHTGEKPYTCDQCGKHFIQSSYLKGHMRIHTGEKPYTCDQCGNSFSLKNSFDVHMRIHTGEKPHACDQCSKTFLRSTALKKHLTVHTKERPHLCSLCGKSFSLLQSLKSHQKLHNTVRDHVCFECGKTFALVNHLKQHLMIHTGEKPHKCSHCDKRFAQSANLKRHEQIHTGEKPYACDHCDKTFLLSTSLKTHLAVHTGEKPYSCSLCGKSFSLLKRLKSHQKTHTDVRAHVCFECGKTFTLVNHLKQHQKTHSGEKPYKCSNCDKRFSQLGNLKKHMKIHTGDKPYKCSHCAKTFSQSANLKRHEQIHSR is encoded by the exons ATGAAAGAGCTGAAAtctgagtttattaaagaggaaagTGAGAACATTAGTGATCTAGAACCCTgcagaatcaaacacactgaagaagaacTTAGAG aCCCTAAAGAAGAGAACGAGGAGATTGAAGTGGAGGAGAAACATCATGTCAAACCTGAAGAAAAACCTTTGAGTCACTtgaattcaaaaaatatatttttaaaggaaacAAGAGCTGAGGAATCTtccacctgcactcagtgtggagaGCATTTCAAAAACGAACGAAGTCTTGCGaatcacatgagagttcacactaaAGAGAAGCCACATTCAAGTTTTAAATTGCATCAGAAAACACATACTGGTGTAAAAGATCATGTGTGCTTCGAGTGTGGGAAGTCATTTACTTGGGCAACACATTTAAAACAGCACCAGAGgttccacactggagaaaaaccttataagtgttcacactgtgataaGAGATTCAGTTGGATagcacatctgaaaacacatgagcaGATCCACAgcagagagaaaacacacacatgtgaTTTGTGCAGCAAGAGCTTCACTAGCAAAAAACATGTGAGAGTCCATAtgaagatccacactggagaaaaaccataCACTTGTGATCAATGTGGAAAGTGTTTCACTCAATCATCATACCTTAAAGGACACAtgaagatccacactggagaaaaaccataCACTTGTGATCAATGTGGAAAGCATTTTATTCAATCATCATACCTTAAAGgacacatgaggatccacactggagagaagccatacACATGCGATCAATGTGGTAACAGTTTCTcattaaaaaacagttttgatgttcacatgaggatccacactggagaaaaaccacATGCTTGTGACCAATGCAGCAAAACATTTCTTAGGTCAACTGCTCTGAAGAAACACCTGACAGTTCATACAAAGGAAAGACCACATTTGTGTTCtttatgtggaaagagtttttcactgCTGCAAAGTTTGAAATCACATCAGAAATTACACAATACTGTGAGAGATCATGTGTGCTTCGAGTGTGGGAAGACTTTTGCTTTGGTAAACCATTTAAAACAGCACCTgatgattcacactggagagaaacctcacaagtgttcacactgtgacaagagatttgcTCAGTCAGCaaatctgaaaagacatgagcagatccacactggagagaaaccgtatgcATGTGATCATTGTGACAAAACATTTCTTCTGTCAACATCCCTGAAGACACACCTGGCAGTTCATACGGGGGAAAAACCATATTCATGTTCcttatgtggaaagagtttttcactgCTGAAAAGAttaaaatcacatcagaaaacaCATACTGATGTGAGAGCACATGTGTGCTTTGAGTGTGGAAAGACTTTTACTTTGGTAAACCATTTAAAACAGCACCAGAAGACTCactctggagagaaaccttacaagtgttcaaactgtgataagagattcagtcagttagGAAATTTGAAAAAACATATGAAGATTCACACCGGAGataaaccttacaagtgttcacactgtgccAAGACATTCAGTCAGTCAGCaaatctgaaaagacatgagcAAATCCACAGCAGATAG